In Pleurocapsa minor HA4230-MV1, the DNA window CAGAAGCGATCGCTTTACTCGTGAGATCGCAAATCACCTGTCCATAAATTCTTTTCTACTTTTCAGGTACAAATTAATGAGCTTTTTAACTACCACCCGATCTAATTCTTGCCCCTGCTGTGGTGATACTTCTGGCAAATGTCGAATTTTACACCTATCACAAATAGCTGAATTCTTAAATCGGCTTCAAGCTTCTTTTTACTTAACTTACATTAATTACTTGACTTTTTAAGTTAGATGTGAGATTATATAAGTGGGTCGAAAAGACTTGATTAACCTCGACTCAAGCATCCCGCAGATTCTTCATTGTGCCAAAGTAAGCGTAAGCTGAAACGTCGGTTTCACTTTGAACTCTGCGGGTAATCTAAATACCTTAATTCAGATTCTCTAGCCAACAATGCCAATCACGGATTAGCGAAACAGCACTGTAAAATATAAACATCCCCTCCGAATACCAATCATCTGGGGATGTTTAATCAAGCAATATGTTCTTAACTACAAAGTATATTAAATGAGCAATCCTGTCATCGAGACTAATATCGCTGATATTCTTCAAGAAATTAAATCTAACCAAAATGAACAACACTCAAACACAAAATTGGTTACAGATCATTGATGTTAATGTCGCTCATGGCACAAAACAACAACGTCTCGATCTTTTACAGAAAATTGTAGCTACGGACGATCGCATTTTATTAGCTAGGTACTTGGTTGAATTAATGGTTTATGAGGATAAACAAGAGATTATTAATGGCGACCTTGATTTTTTGGACTCGGTTTTGCGTGGTGATGGTTGGATTGGTTATTCCCAACTCTCAATCGAACAAAATATCATCGAGTTTATTAGTCGTGAATGTACCCACAAACTCTTTTTTTATTCGGATGACCCTCAATTTCAACATTTGTTAGCTAATCTCAATCAAACATTTATCACCGAATAATTAATTGCCCCTTTAATTGAGCTAGGTGAATTATTAATTTAATTTTTCCTGCTTAACTTAGTTATTTACTTGACTTCTTATGTTAAATATAAAATTATATAGGTGAGACGGAAAGATTTGACTAAGCTCGACTCAAGCGATTAGGCTCCGCCTACCCTTCGGGATCTCGCCACACCAAAATAAGTTTGGGAATCTGTCTGGGCGCAAACCATGGACAATCACACTCAAGAGCGATTCGACTCTACATAGCGATCGTTTATTAATCATTGCTGCAATTACCCTAAAGGCTAGGCGGCGATCGCTTTTGTAAGAGTGATTAAACTCCTCCCAGCCTTCAACATCGCCAAAAAATCTCATCCTTATTTAACCAAGTTTATGGACGTTAATAATGCACAAATTTACGCCCTACTCTATTGCCAGTACGATTCGGCAAGCGGTAGCCGTAGATACGATCTTCTTTCTCCTAAAATTATTAAAGAGTTAGATCTCGCTGTTGCCAAAGCTGCTCAAAGTAGCCCCAAAGCTGAAATTACTAAAATTATCTATTTTGGTTCGCCTCATGCTCAACGATTGACCAACCCAAGCCAACGACACGAATATGCCTCATCCATAGTTCGACGATTAGAGATTTAACCAACAACAATCTTAATCCTCGTCTCGATTCTTCTTGGTTTGGTAATTCCGCTAAACTTTAACTGCGATCGCGTAACTATCGCTTTTAATCCTGCACATTTTTAAAAAGTTTTGCTCTGGGGGCGTAGGAACATCTTTTGTGATTCTGTTGGTTGCTATTTCTGCTTATTGCACTGTAAGTTTTGCTTTAATTCCTCAATATTTACCTAATAACAACCGCTCGTATCAATTTTTAACCGCTAGTTTTAACAACCATCCTATTTATTTGAGCCATAGCGATGCGCTTCGGCTAGGCAGAGCCTAATCGCTTTCAAGTGAACGATCGCTTCTCAACTAAGAAAAACATGGACGACAAGTCGAAATTTAATTTTATATCTAATCAGGTACAAAAAAATGAGCATTTCCTCCACTCAGAACATTAAGAAATATACTTTCACCGTGGAAGTGAATATAAACGAACTTACTACAACTTATTTAGAAGCATTAGAAACAGATGAGCCTGACAGCCTAAAATCAATGATCGAACATGAATGCCACTGGATCGAAGCAAGTGGGCTTTATGTAAGAAAAATTGCAGAAGTTACCCCAGTTTTGCCCGACTCAAGTTTAAACAATCATCAATTTCGTTTCCAGATTTTACAAGCTTGTAGTAAGAATTTTCTCACCGAGTCACTACCTGATGATTGGTATGAACTCACCGATCAACAACAAGATAATTTTCTCTGCGGTTGTGCTTGGCAACCCCTAGAACATTTGTCCGCTCAAGAGCTTTGGCAATTGATTGAATCTTCTGCTGACACTTTTTCTGCTTTTTTGCTTAACCATTAATCATCACAAATAAAATGGATGTTAAAGAATTACTAGATAAATGCGATCGCATTCTTGTCGCTTGGTCAGGAGGAAAAGATTCCCTCGCTTGTATCCTGAATTTGTACGACCGAAGCTATGGAGAAAAGATAGAGTTGCACCATCATTTGATCGATGGTCATAGTAGCGAAACTACTTTTTTTGACTGGGCAATTACTGAAGATTATTGTCGTGCGGTTGCCAAACACTTTCAAATCCCAATTTACTATAGCTACAGAGATGGTGGCTTTAGACGAGAGATGTTACGAAACAACACTGCTACCGCTCCAGTGTTTTTTGAGAAACCAGACGGTACCTGGGAAAAATCTGGAGGCAAGGGCAACCCTAATACTCGACTAAAATTTCCTATGCCTACAGGAAATTTATCAATTCGCTGGTGTTCTGCCACTCTAAAGATCTCTGTGATGGATGCCTCAATCCGCAACCAATCAAGATTTGACGGCAAAATAACTGTAGTTGTAACTGGAGAACGGCGGGAAGAATCGCCAGGACGGGCAAAATACAAAGAACTAGAACCCCATCGAACTTCTTGCCAAAAGCGCGAAGTCTGGCACTATCGCCCAGTAATTGATTGGACTACCGAGCAAGTGTGGGCAAGAATTCAGCAATCTGGCATTCAATCACATCCATGCTACGAACTAGGTTATGGGCGTGCCAGTTGCCGAGCGTGCATTTTTATTAATAACGACGATTGGACTACATTAAATCGCATCGATCCTACCATTACAAAAGAAATAGCCAACTACGAAAAAGAGTTTGGCTCGACAATTGCCTACGATCGGCAGAGAAATAAAAAGGGCTTACCGCAGCTAAACGTATTGGAGCGATCGCTTTTGGGAACAGCTAGGGAAGTCAATAGTTATTGGGTAGAGGTTGCCAATTCCAAATCATGGAATAATCCTATCTGGATGCCTCCCGAACAATGGCAAACGCCAAGGGGCGCAACTGCATCTTTATCTGGCGGCAGCTATTAATCGACAGTTTCGAGTCAAAAATCTTTAAAAATAAGCGACAGCACCATCGGCAAAGCGCTGAACAAACTGAACTATACTCGAAAAAAAAACTAGATGCGGCGAACTATGCGCCTTTCTGGGTATCAAGAACGAGATGAAGAAAAAAGGCAAAAGTTTAAGCTAGAAATCAGTAAAACGAAACCTGAAGATCGAGTCTATATTGACGAGTCAGGAGTAGGAAATTATCTAAAATCGAAATTTATCCCGATCGCCCTTGAAAGCGATCGCTTTATTTTGTCCTTTTAGAAAATAAAAAAACTTTAAATTTTAATCTCTTGATGATCCACTGTCACCTCTTTTTTGACTTTCCAGCGAATTACAATTTCTCCTTCCATTGCTGTCACCAAATCTAAAAGGGTTATTGTTCGAGAATTATTCGGATTCTCTAAAAACTTCATCACCGTACTAGTATAGTTTCCCGCACCTTTGTTTGTCTGCCTCACTTTATCTAGTTCTTGAGCAAGTTTATAGGGTGTCCAGCCCAAATCTTTGAGGCGATCGCTAAACGGTTTTGCGTCCATTTTCTCTTCATTTCTTAATTCAACTTCTTACTTATATCACTTTGACGCTAGTTTAACTATTTTCAACTTAGTTTTATATAGCGTAATAAGATATTAATTATATCGTTTTTATGCTATAATTAATTCATAAAGAAAAGAAGGCTGGCTTTGGTCGGCTCCGCCCTCTTTTCTTTGACCCATTACTTTCAATAGGATATTTCACATTATGTCACATGAATTTGAATCAGGTTTTTTTGTTAATCAAGGCGCATGGCACGGATTAGGAACTGTCCTTAACAGCCCGCCTACAACCGCTCAAGCTATCGTTGATGCTGGTCTTGATTGGCAGGTAAAAGAACAGCCTATCTACACACAGTCTAATTTTGGTTTAAGCCCCGTTTCCACCCATAAATCTTTAGTTCGTTCTACCGACTTTCAATTACTGGGAATTGTTTCACAACAGTATCAACCTTTACAAAACCACGATGCTTTTAGCTGGTTTGACTTCTTGCTTCACGATGGCGATGTCACCTTAGAGAGTGCTGGCAGCCTTAAAGATGGTAAGCGAGTTTGGATTTTAGCCAAAATTAATCAATCTCCTGTAGATATCATTAAAGACGATCCTGTTAAACCATACTTGCTTTTATCAAACTCTCATGATGGCTCTACCGCCATTTGGATTCAATTTACCCCGATTCGTGTTGTTTGTCAGAACACTTTATCTTATGCCTTAAGAAGCAGAAACAAAGATAAAGAGCTTGGTCGCGCCTTTCGTATTCGCCACCAGGGAAACCTTGAAAGCAAACTCAATCAAGCTAAAACAGCTTTAGACTTTGCTCGCCAACGGTTTGCGATCGCTACTGAAGAATATAAGGCGATGGCAAGTTACGGTCTTAATCAAGCAGATCTCGATTTCTATTTGTCTCTTGTCTTAGATACTGATACTCCTCAATCTACTCGTGCTTATCCTCAAATCGTTGCTAACTTTGAACGGGGTCGCGGTAACAAAGGTCAAAATCTTTGGGATGCCTACAACGGCGTTACCGAATGGCTCGATCATCAACGTGGTAGCGATGCTAATCGTCTTGATTCTTCTTGGTTTGGCAATTCCGCTAAACTTCGCGCCCACGCTCATCAATCTGCTCTTGAATTAGTTTAATTTTTGATGTGACTGCGATCGCCCTCAAGGGCGATTGCCTCATCGCTGATTCTTTCAACCAAAAAAATTATGTCTGAGACTAAAACTTTTTTTGCCTCTACCTTTAATTCGACCAGTCCCTATCGTGAAGCTATTACAGAGATTTTAGAGCTTCTAGAAAATGCTGAAATTATCACTCCCGCAAACAAGCAGCAAACAATTGATATTGCTTTGAATTATTTAGCAGAAAATTCGGACTTTATTACTATCATTTGGTGTGCTGATGATGTTATGGAAATTGCTACCCAAAAAGGTTTAAACATCTCAAAACAAGACTGTCTTGAAGTCCTAAAGTTTTTGGAATCTAACCACGATGCTAACTTGGGAATTACCTGGAATTCCCTTCATTTTGCTTTAGACCATCTTGATTTTAATTTGTGACTGCCAAAGGCATTGAACGGAGGCTCCGCCTAGCCTTCGGCATCGCTTTCTGACCATCTCTTATCCCTTATATCCAATCAAGAATACAACCATGCCTAATTGGTGCAATAATACTTTGAAAATTACAGGCGATTCCCAGCAAATCGAGCGCCTACCTTGGAAAGACATCGATCGATCTCAACTAAAACTGTTTCAGTCTCTATTACCTTGTCCTGATGGCTTGAATGGTCAAGAGCAATACGATTGGGCATTGAGAAATTGGGGCGTAAAGTGGGATTGTTTTGTCGAAATTGTCGATACTAGTGATGACTATATTGAATTACAGTTTGATACTCTAAGGAATGCTCCCCATAAAGGTATCGATCGAATAGCCACTATGTTTCCCTTGCTAAATTTTTACTTACAATCTACCGAATCCGTTTATGATTGGCAAGGCAGTTTTAGCTGGAGTAATGGCAAGTTGATCGAACAAATTAACGGCACTTATTATGCCGAATCTCCTAGTACTTGCCCCGAATGCCACTCTGAATATTTTCCTGAAATCGATCTTTACGGTGAAATAACCTATCATCGGTGTTTTGAATGCGCTTGGTCGAATTGAAACTTTTCCATTTTTTAGGGCGATCCCGAAGGCTAGGCGGACGCGAAGCGCTAATCCTTTAGGAGAGCCTAATCGAGAATGTTTTCACTGCGGTTGGTATCCCATCTGGTCTTAATTGAGCAAACACTAATAATTGATCCAAAGCCTTTTCAACATTGCCTTCTGTCGCTTTCCATTAATCGTTATCCACATTATCACTCAACAACAAAAACATTTTCTCATGAATTTTCCCGAACAATCCTCAACACCAGAAAAAATTCTCAATCCGCTCCGAAAGCTATATCTAAAAGATATCGAGCAAAGAAAAGCGATCGTCCTGATTGCCAACAACTTCAAAGTGCGTGGTGTTTTTCTCCACAATGAAGTAAATTTTCTTAAAGAACGATTATCTGTTCAAAATATTGATTTTGATAGCGGTTTGCTTCGAGCCAAAATGCTGACTATCGAACTTGTCCCTTCAACCTCTTGGTTTTCAAATGTCCGAAGTAATGTCGAGCGACCAACTTGGGATATCTTACGAAAATTAACCTACAGGCAGGCTCGCTATAAATGCGAAGTCTGTGGCGGTCGGGGTGCTAAACACCCCGTCGAATGCCATGAAATTTGGCATTACGATGACTCAAATTATATTCAAACCTTGTCAGGATTAACGGCTTTATGTCCAAGTTGTCACCAAGTCAAACACATAGGTCTAGCTCGGTTACAGGGTCAGGGCGAAAAAGCAGAAGCTCAACTATCCAAAGTTAACGATTGGACAACAGAACAAACCGATAGATATATAGATGGTGCTTTTGCTCTTTGGCAGTCACGAAGTTGCCACGATTGGACTTTAGACCTTTCTTGGTTAGACCGCTACAAAATTCACATACATTGCTGAAGGTAAGTTAAGAGCTTGAGATGATGGCTAAGCGAAGCTATTTGCCAATCACAAAACAAGTTAACTTGACAGGAAGTTAGATTGTCTACCAAGACATTGCCATAATCGCTGCCATACCTTTAGCTTTCGTTGCCTCCACCGTATAAAAAATTTCCTGAAACTGATGAACTCTAGCCTCTTCGTCCGCCACCAAAAATTGATAACACTTTGAAGGCGAATAATAGACTACCAGCAGATAATCATTAACTAGAGTAACAAAAAACCATTAGCAAAATAATTAAACTAGGCGAGCGCGATCTTTTAGCAACATTGTTAGAGTTGCTGCTTCGTACTTCGGTTGAGTTCATCCAAAGGACAGACTTCAGTAGTAAACAAAGGACTATTAGGAGAAAATTGTCGAACTACAATAGCTTCTTTACCAGGATCGTAGTTTCGAACAGCTTTAAGAAGAAAATCTTCTTCGTCACCCAGAAAGTCTTGCTGACCATAGTAAAAGCACTTGAGGGAGCAGCAAGCAACATAGCCTCGACCTTTTTGCTTGGTGCTGTCTTCTATATATTCTCTAAAAGAGTTATAAGAGTTTGAGAAACTACCCTTAACTACTTTTTGTTTGACTTGACCATAGTTAGGATCTTTTGCTTTTCTTCTTTTTGCTTCACCCATTGACTATTGACAACCTCCCTATTTCTCTTAGCTCATTAACCATTTCTAGTTTAACCAAATCACCTTCAATCGCTTCTACAGTAAACGGACTCGCACTAAAGTATATGCGGAGCGGTGACGCGATATGATGGTAAATCAGGAAACTCTCTACTTTTCCTCACTGACATTCTTGAGGCAATAGAAAGGATAAAGTCAGATACACGATCGGGAAAACAAGAATTTTTAGAATGAAATAACCCTAAATTTGAAATTAACATTGAGATATTTTTATTAATCTTCATGAACAACTAAAAATTAACAGAAACATTAATCCAAAACACAAAACACTTATGAATCCAAGTATTTTATAGTCTTGTTTCATATTTTTCGTAAAAATATTGGTTTCATTAAATTTTGAAATATGATTATTACAAGTCTTTTTTACACGTAAAAAACAGAAAAGTAATATAGCTTCACCTAAACAAGAACTAAATAGACTAATAGTTTCGTCTTTGACCAAAACTACCATACAGCCCATACCAAATATCATAACACCAAGAGAAAATCCCGCAAGAAAGGCGCTAGTACTTTGATATTCAAAAGTATTTCTATTTTTAAAAGGTATTACAATAGGAATAACAGCATTTGCAGGAAATGCATACCATAAACTATCTTGATAAAACAACTCTGAGTAATTGTTTTCGTCACACCATTTTTTATTCTTTAGATAGTCAAAGTAATAAGGACTATCGGGAGAAAAAGTAGTAATTGCAGATGATTCTTGTTCACGCCATTTTTTCTCTAGTTCTTTTTGCTCTTCTAGACAATAAACAAAATAATTCTCATAGGGAATATATTGTAGATCATTTTCACTATAATCTCTAGCTGAATAAATTCCATTTTCAAAGTTAGTGTATGAAATAAAATCTAAAAATTTTCTTGCTGCTTGACCAAAATTTTTCTCTTTATAATGCTGTGAAAGTTCAGCAAAAATCTGCGGTTTAAGGTTATTAATTGCAGCACTTTTAGTTTGGCTAAATTTAAAAGCAAATTTTTGACTACTATCATATAATTCTTGTAAATCTTCATTTTGATAACCTAATTCTAAGTTGCCCTTGGAATAGTATAATTGTTTACAAGCTTTTTCTACATGTTTGGCAAGTTGATAAAGTGAAAATAAATTACCTTGTATATCTATAGATTTTTTATTAATTAATTTGCCAGCTTGATAATATTGTTTTTTTCTATATAATTTTTTTAATTGCCTATACTGAAAAGAGAATATTTTCCAATTTATAGAAAACATACTAATAAGTTTTTTCAACTCAATTATTTCAGGTATAAGCTGGCGAAAAGCTTTTTTGTTCGGATAGTTTTTATAGTTTGAATGTTTATAATAAGTTTTTAATACTATTCTATAATCTTCATTAACTATTTGATAAATACGCGCTATTTGAGCGTATTTATGGCAAACACCATTAAAAAAGCCAACTTTTAAACAAAATTTCTTAAAAATAGCCAAAATCGAATTCATTACCTGCAATTTCCAGAGCGAAAAATCA includes these proteins:
- a CDS encoding HNH endonuclease, with translation MNFPEQSSTPEKILNPLRKLYLKDIEQRKAIVLIANNFKVRGVFLHNEVNFLKERLSVQNIDFDSGLLRAKMLTIELVPSTSWFSNVRSNVERPTWDILRKLTYRQARYKCEVCGGRGAKHPVECHEIWHYDDSNYIQTLSGLTALCPSCHQVKHIGLARLQGQGEKAEAQLSKVNDWTTEQTDRYIDGAFALWQSRSCHDWTLDLSWLDRYKIHIHC
- a CDS encoding DUF4062 domain-containing protein, with protein sequence MSETKTFFASTFNSTSPYREAITEILELLENAEIITPANKQQTIDIALNYLAENSDFITIIWCADDVMEIATQKGLNISKQDCLEVLKFLESNHDANLGITWNSLHFALDHLDFNL
- a CDS encoding phosphoadenosine phosphosulfate reductase family protein; amino-acid sequence: MDVKELLDKCDRILVAWSGGKDSLACILNLYDRSYGEKIELHHHLIDGHSSETTFFDWAITEDYCRAVAKHFQIPIYYSYRDGGFRREMLRNNTATAPVFFEKPDGTWEKSGGKGNPNTRLKFPMPTGNLSIRWCSATLKISVMDASIRNQSRFDGKITVVVTGERREESPGRAKYKELEPHRTSCQKREVWHYRPVIDWTTEQVWARIQQSGIQSHPCYELGYGRASCRACIFINNDDWTTLNRIDPTITKEIANYEKEFGSTIAYDRQRNKKGLPQLNVLERSLLGTAREVNSYWVEVANSKSWNNPIWMPPEQWQTPRGATASLSGGSY
- a CDS encoding DUF932 domain-containing protein; this encodes MSHEFESGFFVNQGAWHGLGTVLNSPPTTAQAIVDAGLDWQVKEQPIYTQSNFGLSPVSTHKSLVRSTDFQLLGIVSQQYQPLQNHDAFSWFDFLLHDGDVTLESAGSLKDGKRVWILAKINQSPVDIIKDDPVKPYLLLSNSHDGSTAIWIQFTPIRVVCQNTLSYALRSRNKDKELGRAFRIRHQGNLESKLNQAKTALDFARQRFAIATEEYKAMASYGLNQADLDFYLSLVLDTDTPQSTRAYPQIVANFERGRGNKGQNLWDAYNGVTEWLDHQRGSDANRLDSSWFGNSAKLRAHAHQSALELV